From Apium graveolens cultivar Ventura chromosome 9, ASM990537v1, whole genome shotgun sequence, the proteins below share one genomic window:
- the LOC141686957 gene encoding uncharacterized protein LOC141686957, translating into MPFQNYKKTDDFCQDFCGKDSSRPALLTRLRCMLHGADLRIFMLLFLIIPSCIIGIYVHGQKITYFLRPLWQSPPKPFIDIPHYYNDNVTMETLCNLHGWGIREYPRRVYDAVLFSNEVDMLTIRWKELYPYITQFVLLESNSTFTGLPKPHYFSIHRDQFKFVEPRLTYATIGGRFKKGENPFVEEAYQRVALDQLLKIAGIEDDDLLLMSDVDEIPSSHTINLLRWCDEIPPVIHLELKNYLYSFEFEVKHKSWRASVHKYEKGKTRYAHYRQSDLLLADSGWHCSFCFRLISDFIFKMKAYSHTDRVRFSHYLNPERIQSVICNGADLYDMLPEEYTFKDIISRMGNIPHSYSAVHLPSYILENADMYRYLLPGNCIRESG; encoded by the exons ATGCCTTTTCAAAATTACAAAAAGACTGATGATTTTTGTCAAGATTTTTGTGGCAAG GATTCATCACGGCCTGCATTGTTGACGAGACTTCGGTGCATGCTGCATGGGGCAGACCTAAGGATTTTCATGTTGTTATTTCTGATTATTCCGTCATGCATCATTGGTATATATGTTCATGGACAAAAGATTACATACTTCCTGCGACCCCTCTGGCAGTCTCCACCTAAACCCTTCATTGATATACCTCACTACTATAATGATAATGTGACTATGGAAACTCTTTGTAACCTTCATGGTTGGGGAATACGTGAATATCCTCGGCGAGTATATGATGCTGTTCTGTTCAGTAACGAAGTTGATATGTTGACAATTCGATGGAAGGAGTTGTATCCTTATATTACTCAATTTGTTCTTCTTGAATCGAATTCAACGTTTACGGGATTGCCCAAGCCCCATTATTTTTCTATTCATCGGGATCAGTTTAAATTTGTTGAGCCACGATTAACATATGCAACAATTGGGGGAAGATTCAAGAAAGGTGAAAACCCATTTGTGGAAGAAGCATATCAGAGGGTAGCACTAGACCAACTTCTCAAGATTGCAGGTATAGAGGATGATGATTTATTGCTTATGTCTGACGTCGACGAAATCCCCAGTAGCCACACGATTAATTTATTGAGATGGTGTGATGAAATTCCCCCTGTTATTCACCTTGAACTGAAGAACTATTTGTACTCCTTTGAGTTTGAAGTTAAGCACAAAAGTTGGAGAGCTTCAGTTCACAAGTACGAGAAGGGCAAGACTAGGTACGCACATTATCGTCAGAGTGATCTTCTATTGGCAGATTCAGGTTGGCATTGCAGCTTTTGTTTCCGTCTAATTAGTGATTTTATATTTAAGATGAAAGCTTACAGCCATACAGATCGAGTAAGGTTTTCTCATTACCTGAACCCTGAAAGAATCCAATCTGTCATTTGCAATGGAGCCGATCTTTATGACATGCTTCCAGAGGAGTACACATTTAAGGATATTATTTCGAGGATGGGAAATATCCCACATTCTTATTCGGCCGTTCATCTACCTTCGTATATACTAGAAAACGCTGATATGTACAGATATCTTTTACCCGGAAACTGTATAAGAGAAAGTGGTTGA
- the LOC141687294 gene encoding CRM-domain containing factor CFM9, mitochondrial → MFALRNLHKNSIKTLTSFILHSPSKNVIVHNDISPRIILNNVNSTDVSVSSINLSKCFDGYRAMSTSRGKSMRSKVENRMRKESGKTLREIRRSKKLRKKMMTDEERLIYNLRRAKKKVALLLQKLKKYELPELPPPRHDPELLTPEQLQAYRKIGFRNKNYVPVGVRGVFGGVVQNMHLHWKFHETVQVCCDNFPKEKIKEMATMLARLSGGIVINVHNVKTIIMFRGRNYRQPKNLIPINTLTKRKALFKARFEQALDSQKLNIKKLEQQLRRMGVNPDDPVAMASIQRVASTFFNAIDKKEGSPYVFHGDKQRAAESTSNIKQAEPEDDSDQEELDKFIAEIEDAADREWEAEEAAEQEEASKLRYWNKEDMDGRSYRSELVKGDYNDDGESQRGARSWKDKNNRQRIDHTEDEEDNDDDDEEWNASYARAVNKREIDAGNADKFREKFTTPKAGSSKAAKFGKRNSDDGFQIKNEDKFRGKLAEKVSESDEMLTDLDDAMWESDDKSETVKSAESRMSSYQYKSSSDEESPRNTNDSKNHVNGMKNQRSSVRDQKRSSEDLFSDSEILMWESDDDEEPGCKTLEASTDGNRSEKTETVGQKNKNSGEYSKMRTAKEADEIWDSD, encoded by the exons ATGTTTGCTTTGAGGAACCTTCACAAGAATTCCATCAAAACCCTTACTTCCTTCATCCTCCACTCTCCTTCCAa GAATGTGATTGTACACAATGATATTTCTCCAAGAATTATATTGAACAATGTGAATTCGACTGATGTCTCTGTTTCTTCAATTAATTTATCGAAATGCTTTGATGGGTATCGGGCAATGTCTACATCAAGGGGGAAAAGCATGAGAAGTAAGGTAGAGAATCGAATGCGAAAAGAATCAGGTAAAACCCTGAGGGAAATTAGGCGGAGCAAGAAACTTAGGAAGAAGATGATGACCGACGAGGAGCGCCTTATTTACAATCTCAGAAGA GCCAAGAAAAAGGTGGCGTTGCTTCTCCAGAAGCTGAAAAAATATGAGCTACCAGAGCTACCACCTCCACGGCATGATCCAGAGCTTTTGACTCCTGAGCAGCTCCAGGCATACAGGAAAATTGGCTTCAGGAACAAAAATTATGTCCCTGTTGGTGTCCGTGGAGTATTTGGAGGGGTTGTCCAAAACATGCACCTCCACTGGAAATTTCATGAAACTGTGCAGGTTTGCTGTGATAATTTTCCCAAGGAAAAAATCAAAGAAATGGCAACTATGCTTGCAAGGTTGAGCGGTGGAATTGTGATAAATGTACATAATGTGAAAACTATTATCATGTTTCGTGGTAGAAACTATCGACAGCCGAAGAATTTAATACCTATTAACACCCTTACAAAGAGGAAG GCATTATTTAAAGCGAGATTTGAACAAGCACTTGATTCTCAAAAATTAAACATAAAGAAGTTGGAGCAGCAGCTCCGTAGGATGGGTGTTAATCCCGATGATCCTGTTGCCATGGCCAGCATTCAGAGAGTAGCCTCAACATTTTTCAATGCAATTGACAAAAAAGAAGGAAGCCCGTATGTCTTTCATGGGGACAAACAACGAGCAGCAGAGTCTACCAGTAATATCAAACAAGCAGAACCCGAAGATGATAGTGATCAGGAGGAGCTTGACAAATTTATAGCTGAGATAGAAGATGCAGCTGATAGGGAATGGGAGGCTGAGGAAGCAGCAGAGCAAGAGGAAGCAAGCAAACTTAGGTATTGGAATAAAGAAGATATGGACGGGAGGAGTTACAGATCTGAACTGGTCAAAGGTGACTACAATGATGATGGTGAGAGCCAACGAGGGGCAAGGAGTTGGAAAGATAAAAATAACAGGCAGAGAATTGACCATACCGAGGATGAGGAggataatgatgatgatgatgaagaatGGAATGCGAGTTATGCTAGAGCAGTTAATAAGCGTGAAATTGATGCTGGTAACGCAGATAAATTTCGTGAAAAATTTACCACACCTAAAGCTGGAAGCAGTAAGGCAGCTAAATTTGGCAAACGCAACAGTGATGATGGGTTTCAGATAAAAAATGAAGATAAATTCAGGGGAAAGCTAGCTGAAAAAGTTTCAGAGTCGGATGAAATGTTAACCGACTTGGATGATGCCATGTGGGAATCcgatgataaaagtgaaacagtTAAAAGTGCAGAATCAAGAATGTCAAGTTATCAGTACAAGAGCAGCAGTGATGAAGAGAGTCCACGCAACACAAATGATTCAAAAAACCATGTGAATGGGATGAAAAATCAACGGAGCAGTGTCCGAGATCAGAAGCGATCTTCTGAGGATTTATTTAGTGATTCTGAAATTTTGATGTGGGAATCAGATGACGATGAAGAACCTGGCTGTAAAACACTAGAAGCATCAACTGATGGTAATAGAAGCGAGAAAACAGAAACTGTTGGTCAGAAAAATAAGAATAGTGGAGAATATAGTAAGATGAGAACTGCTAAAGAAGCTGATGAAATTTGGGACAGCGATTAA